The Actinomycetes bacterium genomic sequence CGGGAACCCGGTCCGCATCAGCGCGGCAGCCGTCGACCCGGCCGACGTCCCCACAATGACCTCGGCGTCGCGAGCATCCCACCCGATCTCCTCGACAAGAGCGCACAGGACACCCGCGTGAAACGCAGTGCCGGTCAGACCTCGGTTAGGCGTGGCTGACAACGGCGGCCAGCATGCGGTGCGCGCCGGGAAAGCCGTGGCCCAGTTCCTCCGCGATCACGGTGAGGCTTTCGTCCAGCACGATCGCCCGGGCCCTGCGCGTTTCCGGCAGCCCGCGGGTCCAGGCGACGCGCTCGGTGAACAGTCGGTCGTCCTTGACGAGCAGCGCGCTGGATAGCGCGGCGATGACCAGTTTGACATCCGAGTGGGCCCGTTGGACCTGCTGGCCGCCGTACCGTCCGACCGCTGGGACGCGGTACACCAGGGTGTGCAGGACGTGGTCGACGAAGGAGTCGCGCAACCGATGCAGCGCTGCGACCTCCGCGTCCACGGGCCCCAGTTCCGCGAACGCGGGTGACTCGTCGCGCCAGGCCCGTAGCGGGGCCGTCGCCTCGTCCGGCCGACGGGCCCACGCGTCCGCGCCCACCGCGCGCCCCCAACGGCCGTCTGGGCCGAATCCCGCACCACCGACGAGCACCGGGACGCCGACCCGGTGGGCCGCGGCGATCGCGTCGCGGGCCCCGGGCAGCGCCAGCGGCTCGGTGCAAGACAGGATCAACGCGCAGGGTCGGCTCTCGGTCAGGAAGGCCGCCAGGTCCCGTACCGGGACCGGGAGGCCAAGCACGATCACGTCGACGCCGGACTCAACGAGCAGTTCCGCGGCGAACCGTGCCGGCAGCACGTGAGCCTCCCCGCCCGGGCACGCCATGACCGCGGTGGGTGCGCCCGCCGGACGGCGTCGGGTGCGGGCCCGTACCGTCGCCGCGGACAGCACGTTCTCGGTGATACCGCTGGCAACGTGCTCCTGCGCCGCGTTCCAACGCCCGTCGTACCAGCGGGCGCCGACCTCGGCCATCGCCGGGACCAGCAGCTCCTCGATCACCCGGACGAGGTCGGCACCGGAGGCCAGGCCGGACAGGGCCAGTGCCCGGGCCGCCCCCAGATCGTGGGACCCGACATGGTCGAGGTACTCCTCCACCCTGCCTGCCCCGGGGCCGCCGCCCGGACCGCTGCCCCGCTCGACCACAACCAGAACCCTCCCCGAGGCCACCCGCGCCTCATCGAGGATAGGCCTCTCGGGACAGGCGACACGAGGGGTGCCACCGCGCGGGGGGGACCTGACGCCAGCGGTTGGCGCGGTACTCGACCCGAAGGCCGACCCGCACAACCACGGCTGGGTGCTCGGCATGGGCTACCGGGGTCACCGCAGCCGGCCGGTCGACAGTCAAAGCCTTCGAAGTCGAATACAGGTGCGCGGCAAGACCCGGACTCAAC encodes the following:
- a CDS encoding cobalamin-dependent protein (Presence of a B(12) (cobalamin)-binding domain implies dependence on cobalamin itself, in one of its several forms, or in some unusual lineages, dependence on a cobalamin-like analog.) is translated as MASGRVLVVVERGSGPGGGPGAGRVEEYLDHVGSHDLGAARALALSGLASGADLVRVIEELLVPAMAEVGARWYDGRWNAAQEHVASGITENVLSAATVRARTRRRPAGAPTAVMACPGGEAHVLPARFAAELLVESGVDVIVLGLPVPVRDLAAFLTESRPCALILSCTEPLALPGARDAIAAAHRVGVPVLVGGAGFGPDGRWGRAVGADAWARRPDEATAPLRAWRDESPAFAELGPVDAEVAALHRLRDSFVDHVLHTLVYRVPAVGRYGGQQVQRAHSDVKLVIAALSSALLVKDDRLFTERVAWTRGLPETRRARAIVLDESLTVIAEELGHGFPGAHRMLAAVVSHA